GAACGGTGGCAGTCCGGCGGGTGGCGGCGCCGGCAGCTGGCGTGGGCCAGGTTTGGCGCAGGATTGCAGCTGCAGTTGCTGCAGGGCGATGGTGAGCGGCTGCCAGCGCTCGATACGCAGGCCGCTGCCCTGGGCTGCGACGCAATCCTGCTGCCGCCATTGCCATTGCGCCACCGTGGCGCCGCCGTCGCGCCAGCCCAGCCCCTGCAGTTGCAGGCCCTGTTGCTGCAGCCACCAGCTGGCGCCGGCTACCGCCGCCAGCAACAGTGCCAGCAGTACGGGCAGGGCAAGCAGCAGCCAGCGGCGCCAGCGGTGGCGGAGGGCCGGCGAAGCAGCGGGTGGCGTGCTCTGGGTTTGCGTCATGGCTTAACCGGCAAGCGGACGTGTGCACCGCTACCGGCGACGGCGGGCGGCAGGCTAGCAACCATGGCAAGCATGAAGAGCGGTTGCCGGGCGGACTGTCTGGCAACAAGAGGAACCATCACTGGGTATGTACCGTAAGACAGGAATAGCTGAAGTATATACGGCACCGCAGCCGATGCTGAATGGGCGCGCCACTGGAGCTTGTGACAAGTAAAGAATTATTTGTGGCTTCCTGTGTGAGTGAGGGGGCGGCGATTCACTTCTGAGCACCTGTCTTGCTCCTGTTTCTTGTGGGCGCGAGTAATGGGGCTCGGTTCAATGCGACCCCGTTTTGCACAAAATGCAGATGCATTCTTTGCGGGGTTGCTCGTGCTGCCCTTTAGTACAATGGGCTAAATTTTTGCGTTCCAGTAGATTGACTGCATCATGCAAAATGTCAATGGAGTGTTTAAATGAGTGCAGCCCACAATCAAGGCAAGATCGTTGCAATTAGCGGCAAGATCATCGCAGTTGCGGTAGATGGTTCGCAGCGCGTACTGAAGGTGGGCGACACCGTAGCGGTGGGCGAGCGCCTGATCGTACCGGCTGATGGTGTCATCGAGTTGCGTGCAGACAATGGCAACATCGTAAAAATTGCCGAAGCCCGTGATCTGACCATTACCGATGACGTATTCGGTCCTGCAACAGCAGATGTCGCCGATGCCGCACTGGCTACCCTGCCAAGCGAAGCGCAGCAAGTCCTGACGGCGCTGCAGGATGGTCAGGATCCGTTGCAGAACCTGGAAGCGACCGCTGCCGGTCTCGCGGCAGGTGGTGGTGAGGATGGTGGCAGCTCCTACACCATCCTGGGCCGGGTCAGCGAAGACATTACCGCTGCCAGCCTGGCAGCGGGCACTGCTAGCGATGCCAACATTGATACCATTGCCGCCACGACGGGCGCCTTGGATGCCACCCAGACACTCAATCAGCCTTCCGTGCTGGTTGCTGATAGCAACTTCATTGATGAAGACGGCATGGCTGCCGGCAATCTGCTGGAGAATGACAGCGACACTGACGACGCGCTCAGTGTTGTTGGTATCACGGTCAACGACCGTACTTTTACCGTGGATACTGAAGAAGGCGCATTCATCGAACTCGAGTCTGGTGTGCTCCAGGTCAGTGCCAACGGCGATTACATTTTCTCTCCGGCAAGCAACTGGAACGGTACCGTTCCAGTTATTACCTACACCACCAACACCGGTAGCAGCAGCACGCTGACCATCACCGTCAATCCGGTAGATGACCCTAGTGTGCTGAAGGCAGACAGCAATACAGTTGAGGAAGACACGCCTGCCAAGGGCAATGTGCTGGAAAACGACAGCGACATTGATAGCGAGCTGAGTGTGGTGAGCATTACTGTCGATGGCCGCAGCTATACCGTTGATGCTCAGGACGGTGCTTTCGTCGAGCTGGAATCCGGCATGCTGGAAGTTTCCGCCAATGGCGATTACATCTTCACCCCAGCCAGTAACTGGCACGGCACTGTGCCGACCGTTGCATACACCACTAATACCGGTAGCAGCAGCACGCTCGATATTACCGTCACCCCGGTGACCGACGGCTTCACTGATGGCAACGAAAGCGTCAGCGTGGCGGAAGACACCACCCTGCAAGGCAGCGTGCTGGACGGTACCAGCAGCGTG
Above is a window of Vogesella indigofera DNA encoding:
- a CDS encoding retention module-containing protein, which produces MSAAHNQGKIVAISGKIIAVAVDGSQRVLKVGDTVAVGERLIVPADGVIELRADNGNIVKIAEARDLTITDDVFGPATADVADAALATLPSEAQQVLTALQDGQDPLQNLEATAAGLAAGGGEDGGSSYTILGRVSEDITAASLAAGTASDANIDTIAATTGALDATQTLNQPSVLVADSNFIDEDGMAAGNLLENDSDTDDALSVVGITVNDRTFTVDTEEGAFIELESGVLQVSANGDYIFSPASNWNGTVPVITYTTNTGSSSTLTITVNPVDDPSVLKADSNTVEEDTPAKGNVLENDSDIDSELSVVSITVDGRSYTVDAQDGAFVELESGMLEVSANGDYIFTPASNWHGTVPTVAYTTNTGSSSTLDITVTPVTDGFTDGNESVSVAEDTTLQGSVLDGTSSVDGAVRVTGFSIGDSSYAAGASASIDGVGSLQLNADGSYLFTPAANYHGAVPLVSYTVSDGVSSDSSTLSISVTPVTDGFTDGNESVSVAE